A window from Dehalococcoidia bacterium encodes these proteins:
- a CDS encoding OB-fold domain-containing protein produces the protein MSQQPTVQRPLPEPTLDDAPFWEGLKQGRLLLQRCTRCQAWRGLPAAPICPHCLSPEYTWEPVSGRGRLYTWTVVYQRYHPAFVSDIPYNVAIVELEEGPRLISRIVGCRNEDLRPHMPLEVGFEQVSPEGVLYYFRPASR, from the coding sequence ATGAGCCAACAGCCCACTGTCCAACGCCCCCTCCCCGAACCGACCCTGGACGACGCCCCCTTCTGGGAGGGGCTGAAACAGGGGCGCCTCCTGCTCCAACGGTGCACACGGTGTCAGGCGTGGAGGGGCCTCCCCGCCGCCCCCATCTGCCCCCACTGCCTCTCCCCGGAATACACTTGGGAGCCCGTCAGTGGGCGGGGACGCCTCTACACCTGGACAGTGGTCTACCAGCGCTACCACCCCGCCTTCGTGTCGGACATTCCCTACAATGTGGCCATCGTGGAACTGGAGGAGGGGCCCCGCCTCATCAGTCGGATCGTGGGGTGCAGGAACGAAGATCTGCGCCCCCATATGCCTTTAGAGGTGGGGTTTGAGCAGGTCTCCCCCGAAGGGGTGCTCTACTACTTCCGTCCGGCCTCCCGATGA